A region of the Campylobacter cuniculorum DSM 23162 = LMG 24588 genome:
CTCGCGTCCTAAGGCTTCAAGCTGCCTTGAAAAGACAAATTCAAAACCATAGTCATTTCCTAAGGCTGTGAGTGCTGAAGTATCGGTTGTTAGGGATATTGCTGCTAAGGCTTTGCGTTCTTTTTTGTATCTGCCACTAAGTTCGGCTGCAAAATGTTGAGAATCTGCGGCACTGCCTCCATTTCCGCAAATTAAGATTTTATGACCTTTTTTCAGTGTGTTGCTTAAGAATTCGCCCATTTTGGCGATTTGTCCCTTGAGAATTTCTGCAGATTCTAGGGTTTTTTTATGTTCTTTCCATTCTTTTTCAATTATGTGTATCATTTTTTTGTCCTTGTATTTTTTCTATGATTTTACTCGTGCTAAATCCTTCTTTATAGTCTATGAGTTCGACTTTAGCAACCAAATTTGCTCCGATGATTTCTTTGTTTTCATAATCCTTTCCTTTGACTAAAATATCGGGTTTTAAAAAGGAGATGAGTTCAAAGGGTGTGTCCTCTTCAAAAATCACCACATAATCCACAAAATACAAACTTGCCAACATACAAGCACGTTCGAATTGCGAATTTATAGGTCTTGTGTCGCCTTTGAGTCGCTTAATGCTTGAATCAGAATTTAAGCCGACGATGAGTAAATCGCCGAGTTTTCTTGCTTTTTCAAGATAGCTTAAATGCCCTAAATGCAAAATATCAAAGCAACCATTTGTGAAAACCACTTTTTTATTTTGTCCCTTAAGTCTTTTTAACAATTCTTCTTTGCTTGTGATTTTGTTTTCAAAATTTGATTTTTTGAAATTCTTAAGCTCATCAAAACTGACGCTAACACTTCCGATTTTGCTTACAACCACAGCGGCAACTTCGTTTGCGATTTCACAAGCTTTTATGATAGGGATTTGACTTGCCAGACAAAAAGCTAGAATGGCTATGACGCTATCTCCCGCACCTGTTACATCATACACTTCTAAAGCCCTAGCGGCAATGATGTGTAATGTTGTATCAAAGAGTGCTATACCGCCCTCTGAAAGCGTGATAACTCCATAGGTTAAATCAAAATCTTTTTTGAGTTTTTCTATACCAAATTTTAAATTTTCTCCCTCTAAATTTTCATATTTTAAGGCTTCTAAGGCTTCTTTTTTGTTAGGAGTGAGTAGGGTTGCACCTTTATATTTGCTATAATCATTGCCTTTTGGGTCGATTAAAATAGGAATTTTAAGCTCTTTGGCTTTTTTTATCAAAGCTCTGCAGACTTTAGCGGTTAAAACTCCTTTCGCATAATCGCTTAGAATAATGGCTTCAAAATCTTTTGCAATTTGGTTGAATTCCTCGATGAGCTCTTCTTCGCATTCTATGTCTTCGTTGTCTTCATCATCGAGCCTTAAAACTTGTTGATTGTGAGCGATAATGCGATTTTTAAGAGGCGTTTTGCGGTTTTTTTGAATCAAGAATTTTGAGGTTAAATTTTCTTTGAGAAATTTTGCACTCTCATCTTCTCCTACAACGCCAAGTGCAAACACACGAGCCCCAAAAGCCTTTAAATTTGCATACACATTTGCCGCACCGCCGAGTCTTTTGTCTTCTTTTAGGGTTTTTGCTATCAAAACAGGAGCCTCCGGACTCACACGCGAACAATCGCACCATATGTAATTATCCACCATAAAATCGCCTACAACAAGAATTTTAGGGCTCTGTTTGCTTAAAAATTCAAGCATTAGTTTTCCTTATAATGAATGACTTAAACATGGGCTTTGCTTTCTTCTTCAAATAGTCTTTTTATCTCGCTTAAATAGTCTTTTATGCCCTCTTCAAGACTAAATTGCGGAGTGTAAGCGAAGTTTTGTTCTAGTTTTGCTTGTGTGTGGTATTGATAAGCGTTTTTATAAGGGTTTGGTATGATTTCATAGCTGTAATTTGTGCCTAATTCTTTTTGCAAGATGTCTGCAACTTCTTTAAAAGTCCTTGCAACCCCGCTTCCTACATTATACACTCCGGATTTTGCGTTTAGGGCTGCTAAATTTGCATTTATAACATCTTTAATATAAACAAAATCCCTATAAATTTTATCGCTTCCCTCAAATAAACGCGGAGCCTTTGCACTTAAAATTTGATGAGCAAATTGTAAAATCATACTTGAAGTTTTACCCTTAAAAAATTCGCCTTTTCCATAAACATTAAAATATCTAAGTCCTACTAAATGGGCTTTATCGTAAAATTTTGTAGCAAGATTTTCCATCATCAGTTTTGAAAAAGCATAAACATTCTTAGGTTTTTCACCAAAACCGACGCTTTGAGGGCTTTTTGCGTCTCCATAAACTGAAGCAGAACTTGCATAAATGAGTTTGGCATTAAGCTCTATGCTTAGTTTGATTAAATCCTTAAAGGAATTGAGATTCACATTTAAAATTTGGTTTTGATTGTTTGCAGTGGTGTCCGAAATAGCCGCTTGATGAAAGATGACTTCGGGCTTAAATTCACGCATTATTCTTAAGGTCTTTTCGTCTAAAATATCGCCGATAAAAAGCTCTCCTTTAAATTCAAGCAAATTTTTAAAATGTCCTAAGCATTGCAAATTTCCATTTTCAAAACTCTCTTTGCCTCGCATTTTATCGATGATTAAAATTTCATTTTTATCTTGTAAAAAAAGTGCGAGTTGAGAGCCGATAAATCCAGCTCCTCCTGTGATTAAAATCCTCATAATCTTTCCTTTGATTTTAAAAAATTTAAAAGCTCGGTTAGATTTGCAAAGGTTTTGAAATTTTCATTTTCTTTTACCTTAGAATCAATCAAAGCTAAGGTCCCCACTTCGGCACTTAAACCTGCTTGCATGTCGCTAAGATTATCCCCGATAAAAATAGAATCTTGCATGTTTATATTGAATTCATTTTGAGCTTTTAAAAGCATACCCGGCTTTGGTTTGCGGCATTGACAATGTTCTAAATGCGGACAATGATAAATTTTTGAAATTTTAATATTTTTTTCCGCAAATGCGTTTAAGATAAAATCACTTAGAATTTTAAAATCTTCTTCGGTGTAATACGCTCTTGCGATTCCGGATTGATTAGTGATGATAAAAATCAAAAATCCCTTTTTGGAAAAAAAATCGCAAAGCTCGAAAATTCCCTCGCAAAATTCAAAATCTTCTATTTTATAAACATATTTTTTATCAACATTAATCACGCCGTCTCTGTCTAAAAATAAAGCCTTGTTTTTCATACGAAGCATTATAACTTGTTTTTGTTTAAAATTAAAAAAAATCGTAAATTTTTATTTTGTTAAGAAAAGATTTAAAGTTTCAAAAGTATAATAATATATCCAAAAAATATAAGGAGAAAAAATGAAAAAGTTACTTGCATGCTGTGCTTTAATCTGTCTTGGCGTGTCAGCTTATGCTGCTGATGGTGCGACACTCTTTAAAAAATGTGCGGTTTGCCATGGAGAAAAAGCGGATAAAGTCTATCTTGGTAAGGTTCCGGCTTTAAAATCAATTTCTACAGCTGAAAGACTTCAATATATGAAAGAATATTCAGAAGGCAAAAGAAATGCTTATGGTCAAGGTGCGATTATGAAAGTTAATCTTAAAGGTTTAACTGAAGAAGACTTTAAAGCAATCGAAGCTTATATAGAAACTCTATAAGCTCTTAGGACTCTTACAAGGAGTCCTAAGCTTTTTGAATTTTATCATTTCTTAAGCTAAATTTTATATTTTATTTTTGCGGATTATTATCGGACTTTGATTTTTTCCTTGCTTTTATGAATTGCCCTTTTCAATCGATTTTAATTATTTTTTATTTTGTCTTTTTTCTAAGGCTTGTTTTTTGCGATTTTCAAGCTCTATGGCGTCTTTTAGGGACTCTTCATCGTCATTTAAAGTTGTAAATTTATAATCATCGTCAAATTGTTTATTTTTAATTCCCCAAAGTAAGGTGCTAAGTATGATAAAAAACACAATAACCGAAACCCCTATCATCATCATAATGACTGCATTCATTCTTTAATCCTTAAAGCATTTAAAATCACCATTATACTACTTAAAGACATAGATAAAGCTGCGATGAGGGGATTGATAAGCCCTAAAAAAGCTAAAGGTATGGTTAAAGCATTGTATGTTATAGAAAGTGCTAAATTTTGTTTGATGATTTTATAGGTATTTTTAGAAAGACTCAAGGCTTTTTGTAAAGAATCAAGGTCGTTTTTTAAAAGCAAAATATCACTGCTTTCAATCGCTAAATCACTGCCTTCTTTAAGTGTGATTGACACAGCTGCATAATTTAAAGCCAAAGCGTCATTAACCCCGTCTCCTACGAATAAAACCTTATGTTTTTGACTTAAATTTTCAATCATTTGCATTTTATCTTCAGGCAGACAAGAAGCCTTAAATTCATTGATACCAAGCTCATGGGCAATTTTTTGCACGGCTGAGTTATTATCCCCGCTTAAAATCATCGTGCGAATTTTTTTTTCTTTTAAATAAGCTACAAGTTCTTTTGCCCCTTTTCTCAATACGCTTTGAAATTCAAAAAAAGCCAAAATTTCACCTCCTTTAGCAAAGATAAAATGAGAATTTTCAAATTCCTTGCTTTGAATATGATGTTCCTCTAAAAATTGAGAGCTTCCCCCTAAAAATAAAATTCCATTTAAATAAGCTTTTAAGCCTCTTGCTTGGATATTGCTTAGCTCTTTAAAATCCAAATTTTCATCTTTTGCCCCTTTTTGCTCTAAAAATAAAGCCACATTTTTAGATAAAGGGTGGTTTGAAAGCTTGACAAAATTGTAAAGTTCATTGATGTTTAAATGAGGATTGAGATAAAATTCCTTAATATTAAGTTTTGATTGTGTTAAAACTCCTGTTTTATCAAAAACTGCAATATCGCATTTGCTTAAATCTTCAATCACACTTGAGCTTTTAAAAAGTATGCTTTGTTTTAAAGCCCTAGAAAGGGCGATGAGATTGCTGACCGGTGTTGCAAGGGCTAAGGCACAAGGACAAGCGATGATTAAGACAGAAATTGCGTTGATTAAAGAACTTTCCACACTTGCATGTTTAAAGAAAAACCAAAAACAAAAACAAAGCAAGGCAAGGCTTAGGATTGTCCGCGAAAAATAAGCACTGATTTGACTGACTAAGCTTTCAAGTTTAGCTTTTTTAGAATGGGCAAATTCTAAAAGTTTGATGATTTGAGAAAGTTTTGAATCTGTATAAAGCTTTGTAGCAAGGTATTCTACGCTACCATCAAGCACAATACAAGCAGAATTGAGTTCATCACCTTTTTGGATAAGCTTTGGCTCGTTTTCCCCATTTAAAGATGAAGTATCCACGCTTGCTTCACCTTTTTCACAAATTCCATCGATGAGAATTTTATCTCCGCTTTTAAGCAAAATCAAGTCCCCAACTGCAACCTTTTGCACTTCTTTAGGTGAAAATTTTTCTCCATCATAAACTAAAATTTCGTTTTGCAAAAAATCATTTAAACCATCTATGGTATCCAAAGCCCTTTTTTTGCTAAAAACTTCAAGATATTTGCCGATGAAAACAAAACAAATAATCATCGCCACAGAATCAAAATAAACCTCACCGAGCCTTGAAAACATAGCCCAAATCGAATACAAAAAAGCCAAAGTTGCACCGCTAATGACTAAAGTGTCCATGTTAAGACTCTTATGTTTTGCCGCTAAAAATGCACTCTTATAAAAACTCGAACCCGTATAAAAAAGCACAGGAGAGCAAAGTATAAATTCAGCAAAATTTAAAATATCCTTAATATCGCTTTGCATACCGCTAAAAAATCCTGCGTATTTTGCTACTGCCACCCACATAATATTCATCACACAAGCGATTGCAACGACAAGCTTAGAGTAAAATTCTCTTTTTGTCATATCTGCTTTTTTTTGTGCTTTAGTGGGATCATAAGCACTTGCTTTATAACCTATGCTTTGTATTAAGGTTAAAATTTGCTTAAGGGTGATGGAATTTTCATCAAAGACTATTCTTGCTTTGTGTGTAAGATGATTAATATCAAGCTCTAAAATGCCTTTTTGTTTGATAAGAATTTTTTCATTCAGCCAAATACAAGCTGCACATTCTATGCCATGTATCATAAGATAAATTTCACTCAAACCCTCTTTGTTTTTATGTATAAATTCATCGTAATTTCTGCTCTCTTGATTTAAATTTACGGGATTTAAACTGACATTTCCTAATTTTTCATAAAATTCACTCAAATCATTTTCGTTTAAAATTCTATAAACGCTTTGACAACCCTTACAGCAAAAAAAATTGCCTTTTTCTTCTATCATTTGTTCTTTTTTAAAATTTAATCTACAATGTGTGCATCTCATAATCAATCTTTAAATAAATTTTTTTTATAATTATAAACAAATTTGACAAAAAGTGTATTTTTTTATTAAAATCATCTTTTTAAATTCTAAAAATCTAATTTTCTCCTGAGGTCTTATGGAAAAAAAACAACATCAAAGAACCCACATTCCTGTGGAAGGTTACAAAATTGAAAATTTAAAATTGCTTGATTTAGAAAGCTTGATTGCAATTGCTCTTGAATGCGAGATAGAAAATCCTAGAGAATTTCGTCGCCAAGAGTTAATCTTTGAAATTCTAAAAGCTCAAACCAAAAAGGGTGGATTCATACTTTTTACGGGTATTTTAGAAATTTCAAGCGAGGGTTATGGTTTTTTAAGAGGTATGGACGGGGATTTAAGCGATAGCATTAATGATGCTTATGTTTCAAATTCTCAAATTCGTAAATTTGCTCTAAGGGTTGGAGATATAGTTACCGGACAAGTTAGGGAGCCAAAGGACCAAGAAAAATATTATGCCTTGCTTAAAATTGAAGCGGTTAATTATCTGCCTTTGCAAGAAGCTAAAGAAAGACCGCTTTTTGATAATCTTACGCCGATTTTTCCTACTGAAAAAATCAAGCTTGAATATGATGCGATGAAATTAACGGGTAGGGTTTTAGACCTTTTTACACCTATTGGTAAGGGGCAAAGAGGGCTTATCGTTGCTCCTCCAAGAACGGGTAAAACTGAATTGATGAAAGAACTTGCTGCCGCGATTGCTAAAAATCATCCCGAAATGCATCTTATCGTGCTTTTAGTCGATGAAAGACCTGAAGAGGTTACAGATATGCAAAGATGTGTTAAAGGCGAGGTTTTTAGCTCCACTTTTGATTTACCGGCTTATAATCATGTAAGAGTTGCTGAACTTGTGATAGAAAAAGCCAAAAGAATGGTAGAAACGGGAAAAGATGTTATCATTTTGCTTGATAGCATTACAAGACTTGCAAGGGCTTATAATACCGCTACTCCAAGCTCTGGAAAGGTTTTAAGTGGTGGAGTGGATGCTAATGCACTCCATAAGCCCAAAAGATTTTTTGGAGCTGCTCGAAATATAGAAAAAGGAGGCTCTCTTACCATAGTTGCAACTGCTCTTATTGATACGGGTTCAAGAATGGATGATGTGATTTTTGAGGAATTTAAGGGCACAGGAAATAGCGAGATTATCCTTGATAGAAATATATCAGATAGGAGAATTTATCCAGCAATTAATATCATAAAATCAGGCACAAGAAAAGAAGAGCTTTTACAAAATCCAGCAAATTTGCAAAAAATTTGGGCTATAAGGTCTGCAATCTCGCAGATGGACGATGTGGAAGCCTTGAAATTTTTGTATTCTAAAATGCTTAAAACCAAAGATAATATCGAGCTTTTATCGATTATGAATGAGTAAAAATGTTTAGAGCCTTAGCGATAAAATACAGACCTAAAACCTTCGATGAACTTGTTGGACAAAAAACCATAAGCACAAGTTTAAAATATGCTCTAAATTCTAAAAGACTTGCACATGCTTATCTTTTTTCGGGACTTCGCGGGAGTGGAAAAACTTCGAGTGCAAGAATTTTTTCACGTTCTTTAGTCTGTGAAAAAGGACCAAGCGATACACCTTGTTTGAGTTGCAAACAATGTCTTGCTTCTTTGGAAGGCACTCATATGGATATTATCGAAATGGATGCAGCAAGCAATAGGGGG
Encoded here:
- the gmhA gene encoding D-sedoheptulose 7-phosphate isomerase gives rise to the protein MIHIIEKEWKEHKKTLESAEILKGQIAKMGEFLSNTLKKGHKILICGNGGSAADSQHFAAELSGRYKKERKALAAISLTTDTSALTALGNDYGFEFVFSRQLEALGREGDTLIGISTSGKSPNVLEAFKKAKELKIHTIGLSGKGGGAMNELSDFNLVVPSNDTARIQEMHILIIHSLCQIIDENF
- the rfaE1 gene encoding D-glycero-beta-D-manno-heptose-7-phosphate kinase, producing the protein MLEFLSKQSPKILVVGDFMVDNYIWCDCSRVSPEAPVLIAKTLKEDKRLGGAANVYANLKAFGARVFALGVVGEDESAKFLKENLTSKFLIQKNRKTPLKNRIIAHNQQVLRLDDEDNEDIECEEELIEEFNQIAKDFEAIILSDYAKGVLTAKVCRALIKKAKELKIPILIDPKGNDYSKYKGATLLTPNKKEALEALKYENLEGENLKFGIEKLKKDFDLTYGVITLSEGGIALFDTTLHIIAARALEVYDVTGAGDSVIAILAFCLASQIPIIKACEIANEVAAVVVSKIGSVSVSFDELKNFKKSNFENKITSKEELLKRLKGQNKKVVFTNGCFDILHLGHLSYLEKARKLGDLLIVGLNSDSSIKRLKGDTRPINSQFERACMLASLYFVDYVVIFEEDTPFELISFLKPDILVKGKDYENKEIIGANLVAKVELIDYKEGFSTSKIIEKIQGQKNDTHN
- the rfaD gene encoding ADP-glyceromanno-heptose 6-epimerase — its product is MRILITGGAGFIGSQLALFLQDKNEILIIDKMRGKESFENGNLQCLGHFKNLLEFKGELFIGDILDEKTLRIMREFKPEVIFHQAAISDTTANNQNQILNVNLNSFKDLIKLSIELNAKLIYASSASVYGDAKSPQSVGFGEKPKNVYAFSKLMMENLATKFYDKAHLVGLRYFNVYGKGEFFKGKTSSMILQFAHQILSAKAPRLFEGSDKIYRDFVYIKDVINANLAALNAKSGVYNVGSGVARTFKEVADILQKELGTNYSYEIIPNPYKNAYQYHTQAKLEQNFAYTPQFSLEEGIKDYLSEIKRLFEEESKAHV
- a CDS encoding D-glycero-alpha-D-manno-heptose-1,7-bisphosphate 7-phosphatase, giving the protein MKNKALFLDRDGVINVDKKYVYKIEDFEFCEGIFELCDFFSKKGFLIFIITNQSGIARAYYTEEDFKILSDFILNAFAEKNIKISKIYHCPHLEHCQCRKPKPGMLLKAQNEFNINMQDSIFIGDNLSDMQAGLSAEVGTLALIDSKVKENENFKTFANLTELLNFLKSKERL
- a CDS encoding c-type cytochrome, whose protein sequence is MKKLLACCALICLGVSAYAADGATLFKKCAVCHGEKADKVYLGKVPALKSISTAERLQYMKEYSEGKRNAYGQGAIMKVNLKGLTEEDFKAIEAYIETL
- the ccoS gene encoding cbb3-type cytochrome oxidase assembly protein CcoS; translated protein: MNAVIMMMIGVSVIVFFIILSTLLWGIKNKQFDDDYKFTTLNDDEESLKDAIELENRKKQALEKRQNKK
- a CDS encoding heavy metal translocating P-type ATPase, which gives rise to MIMRCTHCRLNFKKEQMIEEKGNFFCCKGCQSVYRILNENDLSEFYEKLGNVSLNPVNLNQESRNYDEFIHKNKEGLSEIYLMIHGIECAACIWLNEKILIKQKGILELDINHLTHKARIVFDENSITLKQILTLIQSIGYKASAYDPTKAQKKADMTKREFYSKLVVAIACVMNIMWVAVAKYAGFFSGMQSDIKDILNFAEFILCSPVLFYTGSSFYKSAFLAAKHKSLNMDTLVISGATLAFLYSIWAMFSRLGEVYFDSVAMIICFVFIGKYLEVFSKKRALDTIDGLNDFLQNEILVYDGEKFSPKEVQKVAVGDLILLKSGDKILIDGICEKGEASVDTSSLNGENEPKLIQKGDELNSACIVLDGSVEYLATKLYTDSKLSQIIKLLEFAHSKKAKLESLVSQISAYFSRTILSLALLCFCFWFFFKHASVESSLINAISVLIIACPCALALATPVSNLIALSRALKQSILFKSSSVIEDLSKCDIAVFDKTGVLTQSKLNIKEFYLNPHLNINELYNFVKLSNHPLSKNVALFLEQKGAKDENLDFKELSNIQARGLKAYLNGILFLGGSSQFLEEHHIQSKEFENSHFIFAKGGEILAFFEFQSVLRKGAKELVAYLKEKKIRTMILSGDNNSAVQKIAHELGINEFKASCLPEDKMQMIENLSQKHKVLFVGDGVNDALALNYAAVSITLKEGSDLAIESSDILLLKNDLDSLQKALSLSKNTYKIIKQNLALSITYNALTIPLAFLGLINPLIAALSMSLSSIMVILNALRIKE
- the rho gene encoding transcription termination factor Rho, yielding MEKKQHQRTHIPVEGYKIENLKLLDLESLIAIALECEIENPREFRRQELIFEILKAQTKKGGFILFTGILEISSEGYGFLRGMDGDLSDSINDAYVSNSQIRKFALRVGDIVTGQVREPKDQEKYYALLKIEAVNYLPLQEAKERPLFDNLTPIFPTEKIKLEYDAMKLTGRVLDLFTPIGKGQRGLIVAPPRTGKTELMKELAAAIAKNHPEMHLIVLLVDERPEEVTDMQRCVKGEVFSSTFDLPAYNHVRVAELVIEKAKRMVETGKDVIILLDSITRLARAYNTATPSSGKVLSGGVDANALHKPKRFFGAARNIEKGGSLTIVATALIDTGSRMDDVIFEEFKGTGNSEIILDRNISDRRIYPAINIIKSGTRKEELLQNPANLQKIWAIRSAISQMDDVEALKFLYSKMLKTKDNIELLSIMNE